GTAAAACAAATTCTATATTTATTGTTAATTCTAATACTAAATTGCCCCTCTCTATCTCCATGTAACTTTTCGAGATGATTAGAAGGTGGCACTCTTAGATCATTATAGTTGTTAATCCCAGCTAACATAACTAATTTAATTGCAGCCATTCTCTGAATTTCAGTTGGTAATTTGTTGGGTTTTCCCTGAAATAACTTCCGTGTTTCCTTATCTTTAAATCTAATTTTCATATGATAAAAAATTCCCATTTTATATTCTATAATCCTACACGTTTCACGTGTACGCGTCAATAATGTTTTCATACTAGCTTAAATAATTAATTAGCGAAAAAATTAAACTCTGTATGGGATATATTACGAAAAATATTACGGTTTCTATTTAAAATAAATATTAAAGGTCCCAAGTTTATTGGTAACCAATAAATGAACTATACTGAGATAAATATCTTTAAGGAGCTGATTTTAATGAATAACGCTACTAAAAGTGAACTTAAACATCATGAAATTTGTCCGCTAGATAGTACATTAGCAATCCTATCTGGAAAATGGAAATCAATCATTTTGTGTAGATTAATGAATAAGGATCTTCATTTTAATGAATTGAGTCGTAGTATTAACAAGTGTTCGCGTAGAATGCTCGCACTCCAATTAAAACAATTGATTAACGATGATATAGTAAAAAAGAACGTTATGATTAAAGATCAAACAAATGTAACTACCTATTATTCATTAACACATTTAGGTAAGTCATTGGTTCCCTTAATTAAGGAAATGGATAAATGGGGAGAAAATTATATTAAGAAAGAACAAAATAAATAATTTATTATTGTTAATTTTTGTTCTTTAAAAGATTTGTAATAATCATGGCAACGAATAATCCTAATGAAGCCATTAAGCATACCCCTGTAAATCCAAATGATTCATAGATAATTCCTCCTATTCCGGAACCAAATGTTAATCCTAAATACAAAAATGAACTATTCAATGACATTAAAGTTGATCGATTTGATGGAACAACATTAACAATATACGCATTTAAAGACGTAACTCCAAATCCTTGAGCAAAAGCTAATAGAACAAGTAATATCAAAATTAGCCAAATGTTATTTTTAAAAACAATAAAACCCAAAATTAATATAATGGAAAAAATCGCATTTAAATTAATCGATTTTTTCTTTCCTAAAATACTCATTACCCTTCCACCAAAAAAACTAGCAATGAAATTAGATAAACCATATGCAACAAACACATATCCTGTCATTGCAATGTTTAAATTAAAGTCACTTTGAATATAACTTCCTAAAAAAGTATAAACACCGTAAAATCCAATCATCCAACTCAAAGTAATCATTAATGCCGGAACTGCATTTTTTGCTAAAAATACATTTTTAAATGAAGTTAAATAAGAAAATGGCTTACCGTTAATCGGATTTTGTTCAGGTGCAAATAAGATTAACAAAAAAGCCAACAAAGTTAATAATGCCGATCCCCAAAATGCCATATGCCAATTGCTTAGTTGTGCAAGCGTGGTTCCTAATGGAACTCCGACTGCAATTGAAAGCGATAATGCAGACATTACAATTCCCATAACCATATCCAACTGTTTACCATCAAAGTTACTACCGATAAATGCCCAAACATTAGGTACAAATAATGAAGCACCAATTCCGGCAATTGCACGATATATATAAAACTCAATTAAGGTGTGAGAAAATCCACATAACAAAGTGCCAACCAAAAATATTGAAATGCCAATAATTAACAACTTTTTTTTTGTATCGATTTCCTAATGGCCCAAATAACGGAGACCCCACGGCAAAACAAATTGCATAAATAGTGACTCCATAAGCGGCCAAAGTAATTGATGTAGCAAAACTATGAGCAATTTCTGGAAGCATCGGGGAGATGATAAAGGAATCAGCTCCAGTTACAAATACTCCAAAAAATAATCCTAAAATAGTGAAAAACTTTTTATTCTTTGACATCTAATGATTCCCCTTTCATTTCCTAAAATTTAGATCTTAAATAAAATTCATTCAAGTGAATAAATAATTACTAGGTAACATTTTATTGTTAATTAAAATAGTAGAGCCTAAAAAAGAGACATCCAATCAATTTGAATGCCTCTTTATTTTTATTGTGTTTAACAGCTTTATGATTATAACGATCTTCATTTGCGTGTTACGAAAAATATTACGAGTGAACCGAAAACCAGTGAAACCCAAGGTAGCAAAAAAGCCCGCCGTAGCGAGCTTTTGCAAGTGTATGAAAATCAGTGAAAACACGTAATTGGGTATACTGGATTCGAACCAGTACATTATGGATTCAGAGTCCACTGCCTTACCAGTTTGGCTAATACCCAATAAGTACATTAAATATACTACAATGCCAACGGAAACTTGTCAAACATTAATTCAATTGACTTTTATCATCGCGGAGAGTAAAATAAAACCGTTATATGATGATTATTGCCCGTTGGTCAAACTGGTTTAAGACGTCGCCCTCTCAAGGCGGAGTTACGAGTTCGAGTCTCGTACGGGTAATTACTAAAAAGTCGCTCATTGAGCGGCTTTTTCTATCACTTAAATTGTGAGGTTATTAATGATCTTCTTATTTTTTGTTTTTCCCTTGCTCTTGTTACTAGCAATCATCTCTGGCTTTCGGAGTAACTGTTGTGGATGTCTAGGAATCATCTTCTTTTTAATTATCCTTTGCTTTTTCATCACTTACTTTTGGCTCTTCGCCGCCTTTGCAATTGCTAGTTTGATGATTTATGCCGCTGTCAGTTACTTTAATCACAATTAAAACCGACGAACCTCTCAATTTCGAGAAGTTCGTCGGTTTTTCTTATTTCTTCGCTAATTTTTGGTTAATTTCCGCAATCGTTTGCCGGGCCTTTCTCATTTCAATCATCCACATCACCACGTAGATGATGATGAAAATGATGGTAAAGTTTGCAAAATAAGCAAAATTAAATGGGAACCATTGCGAAACAACCGCTAGGGTCGAAAAAAGCACGTAGGTCACGATAAAATGCAAAACCGTTTTCTTAGTGATGCTCCAGCGTTCGACCCAAAAAATCAAGCTACTCAGCGAAAAGACGACTCCCATTGCCATCCACATTCCTCCGGCCACCGCCGTGGCTGTCAATTCCGAATCAAAATGACTGATAAAGGCCGGACTAGATGGAAACAAACGATTCAAACTGTTTAGTTTTGAAAACAACATGGCTAACCAAAAACCAATAAATAGGCCGCCAATTGCCCCGCTAACTGTATAATTCCAAATCCGTCTCATCATTAATCCAACTCCTTTTTCATTTTCTGCACAAACCGCCGGGAAGCATAGCTAATCTGCCCCGTTTTCAAACGTACCTCGTACTGACCCGTCCGACTCAGCGCCAATCGATCCAGTACCGCTAAATTCACAATTTCAGCACTCGAAATCTGAATGAACTGATGCCGGGGTAACGTTTTACGTAACTGATAAATCCGTTGTTGCAGCCGATATTTTCCTGTGGCTGTTTCGGCATAGACCGCTTTATTTTCGGTATAAATCCGAATAATTTCCGCTACCGGCAACGCAAACGACTGTTGGTTCTGATAACCAGTTATTACGCGCGGTCGTCCCCACTGTTCGACTTCTGTCGCTAGTTTTTGCAACTCTTCGTCCTTTTGCTCAGCGTGTAACGTTGCAAATGGTTGGACAAATTGGGGCTGTAAATCAAATTCAACTTTCATCATCTTCCCTCCTTGCTGATTAGCTTAGCAAGCCCAGCTGATAAAACAATGGCTAGTTGGTTAAGTGGTCAGTTTGTGCGGATAAATGGTTAGTATGGATTCGATTTTAAAATGGGAAGTCGCTCAATTTTTTGTAGAAAACGTTCTCGAGATTGCGGAGTACTTTTTTTAATACTACCGAAATTGACCCAGTGGCGGTTGCGCATTCCCACCTGTTTTAACGTTTGATTGACAAAAACCCGTTGCAAATGATTGCCCATCATATATTTCAAATAGAAGGTTGGTCCCTTCGAAGTGGTAATTACATATGTCTGTTTAATATTAGTTAATTGACCAGTTAATCCAGTGGCTTTTTCTTCATAACTAAAATGCGGCAGCATAACTTTATCAACCAAACCTTTAACGATGGCGGGAACGTCATTCCACCAAATTGGAAAAATAAAAATAACTTGCTGGGCTTCTTTAAACGCCTGCTGATATTTTTTCACTAAGGGATCGAGTGCCTTTCCTTCGTGATACAACGCTAACTCAGACTGAGAAAAAGCAGGATTAAATTGTTCCAAATATAAATCTAACGTTTGAAATTCCATGTGATTGGACTGCAACTCGGTAGTTACGGTATTAAAAATCGCATGATTAAAGCTTTGTGAATACGGATGGGCGTAAATAACTAATGTTTTCATGAGAACTCCTTTGAGTTATATTCTTCTAGCTCTTATTTAATTTTGGGACTAGCTTTACCATCGCCATCGATGTAAATCTTAATCATCGTTTCAATTTGCATGCTAATTTTCCGTTCAACAAACTGATTTTGTTCCTGATGTTGCACCAAAATAGCTAACCCAACGATGAAACTCCAAAAATGAATCATGATTAGATTAAATGGACTTTGTAACTGATTCTCTGCTTTCAATTGTTTCACCAACTGAGTAAATTTATCCAAGCCTGGAGCATTATAATTACATTCCACCATTCCAGTCTCTAAATTAATCGGTACATCTTGATCCGGATAAAACAGTTCCGCAAAGTAATTAGGATGATTAGTTGCAAATCGAACCACGTTTACCCCTAACTGAACCAAAGCTTGATCAGCCGATTGCTTATCTGCTACTTGTTTGGAAATTTCATTTCCAAACAGCAATGAAATTTCCTGCTTTAACGCCCATAGGTATTCATTTTTATTTTTAAAATGACGATATGGACTATTGTGGGTTACCCCACATTGATCTGCTAGCTGACGTAGAGAAATATTTTTACTTCCAGATTGGTCAACTATTTCTAACCCTGCCTGTAATAATTTTTGGCGTAGATTCATAAATTCTCCCTTCTTGTGGACAGTGTCCACCAAAATATACCATACCTAAATAAATTAAGCAAAATAAAAAGAACGGTTCCCCGTTCTCATCCAAGCGTAATCGTTAAATTTGGTCTTCCACGCTAAGCATTTCTAACAAACCTTGCGCACACTCACTTCCTTTATTCCCAGCCTTACCGCCAGCTCGATCCAGCGCTTGCGCCATGTCATCCGTCGTCAGCACGCCAAACATCACCGGAACGGGACTAGCTAACGAAACCTCCGCAATCCCAGCCGTAGCTTGGGAACACACGTAATCATAGTGTGAAGTGGCGCCACGCACCACGGCCCCTAAAGCAATCACACCAGCTACGTTTCCGGATTCACTCACTAACTTAGCGACCCGCGGAATTTCAAAGGAACCTGGGACCCAGTAAACCTGGATGTCCACATCTTCCACCCCACATTGTTTCAGGGTGGCGATCGTTCCGTCTAGCAACTTTTGCGTCACCAGTTGGTTAAACTTAGCCACTACAATTCCCACTTTGCGTTCGTTCCCGTTCAAGCTTCCCGTTACCATTTTCATTAGTCAATCTCCTTTAGCATGTGCTGCATCTTGTGTTTTTTCGTTTCTAAGTACGCCCGGTTCGTAGCATGTGGCGGAATTTCTAACGGCACCCGCTTTCGGACTATGATTCCAGCGCTCTCTAACTGCTCAATCTTATCCGGATTATTAGTCATTAAATCAATCGTCGTAACTCCTTGATCACGTAAAATAGCCGCCACCAGCTCATAATCACGTTCATCCGGTGCAAAGCCCAGTTCCTGGTTAGCTTCTACTGTATCCAATCCCTGTTCCTGCAGGCGATAAGCCGCTAATTTATTGGCTAAACCGATTCCTCGACCTTCCTGCCGTAGGTACAAAACGGCGCCGTGGCTATTAGCCGAAATCGTTTGGAACGCCGTGGCTAATTGCTCGCCACAATCACACCGTAACGATCCCAGTACGTCACCGGTGAAACACTCGGAATGAACGCGTAGTAACAACGGCTCGTCCGCCGTCACTCTACCCTTACTAATCAATAATGCCGGTTCTTCGTTTGTAGTCGTTTGATACGCCGTCAGTTGAAACGTCCCAAATTGTGTCGGCAACTGTACCGGTTCCAGGCGTTGCAATTGTTGCTGCACCTGCTCTTTCCGATAAGCCTGTAAGTCGGCAATCGTGATAAATGGATATCCCTGCCGTTGGGCAAACTCCTGTAACTCCGCCTGACGCATCATGGTGCCATCCGGTCGCAAAATTTCAATGATGACTGCCACCGGCATCGCTCCCGCCAATTTGGCTAAGTCGACGGCAGCTTCCGTATGACCGTTCCGAGCGAGCACCCCACCTTGCCGTGCTTGTAGTGGAAAGAGGTGCCCAGGGTGATAAAAATCATCATGAGTGGCGTGGGGATTAGCCAATCGCTGGATCGTGGTGGCTCGGTCTACCGCCGAAATTCCCGTGCTGGTCGCCTTGGCATCCGTCCCCTGCAAAAAAGCCGTCCCAAAGGCATCCTGTTCGTGCGCCATTGGCTGTAACCCAAGTCGTTGCACCTGCTCCGGCGCCATCGGTACACACAACAACCCGCGGGCCTGTGTCACCATCCGATTCACCGTTGCTGGCGTCATCTTTTCAGCCAGTCCAATTAAATCGCCCTCACCTTCGCGATCCTGATCATCAGCTACGACCACCAAGCCCCCTTGTTGTAACTGACGAACGGCGGCCTTAACGCGTTCTGCTCTTGTCATCACTCATCATTCCTTTCACGTATTTGGCTAAAACATCCGTTTCTAGGTTAACCAGGTCCTCCACTGCCACGTCGCCTAAATTAGTCTGCTGCAACGTGTGCGGAATCAGACTAACTTCAAAGTCCTGCGGTCCCACATTTGTCACGGTTAAACTAACGCCATTAATCGTGACCGAGCCCTTTTCCACAATCTCTGCTCGGTACTGACTAGGTAATTCAATCCGCATCCGGATGGCGTTTTCGTCTTGGTCTAACTGCACCACTGGAACCGTAACGTCCACGTGCCCTAACACAAAGTGACCGTCGAGACGTTGGGTCGCTAATAAAGCTGGTTCCAAGTTGACGGATGCTCCCGATTTTAACTGTTTCAGATTTGTGCGGTTAGTCGTTTCCGGCATCACATCCACGCTAAACTCCCGTTCGTCATAACCCACGATCGTCAGACAAATCCCGTTCACCGCGATGCTATCCCCAATCCGACTCTGCCATTGGTGCGGCAAGGGACTGGCAATCGTCATCCGGCCTGAATTAGCAGCGGAATCCCACCGTCGGATTTTCCCGGTACCTTGAATAATTCCTGTAAACATCATTCTCTCCTTAAATCTAAGCGCCAATCCCGGCCTAATTGCTGTTCTTGAACTGGCACAAACTCAACCGGTCGCCCCTGATAATCGTTAAAGGCCGCTAGCCCGTGGCCAAGCACGATTGGAGCTCGATATACCACCAACCGATCAACCAAAGCAGCCGTTAAAAAGCGGGATTGCAAGGTACTCCCACCCTCAACTAACAGGGATTGAACCCCTTGCTGCGCCAAAAAATTAACGATTGTTTTCGGCTGCCACTCCAAATCTGGAACCACACGCACGTTTGCTGGCCACTCACGCTGACTCGGTTGCCGACTTAAAATCCAGGTCGGTGCTTGGTCATCCCACAGGTGGAGCTGCGTGGGCAACTGGTCGGCATCATTTACTACTGCCACTCGAACCGGGGGATAGTCCAAAGATTGGTTGCGAACCGTCAGTTGCGGATCATCCACTAATAGGGTGCGTTCGCCCACTAAAATGGCTTGTTGCTCAGCTCGCAGTCGTTGACTATCTTGGTAAGCCGCTTTCCCGGTAATCAACGTCCGTTGCTGGCCCATCTGATTCATTTTACCGTCCAGCGTCAGGGCCATTTTCAACGTTACCAAGGGGCGCTGGTGTTGATAAAAGAAGTTGTAGGCCTGGTTCAAGTCCCCCGGGTCATTAACGACGGTAACATCAATGCCAGCTGCCTCTAACATTCGTTTCCCCCGACCGGCAACCACCGGATTTGGGTCTAGTTGCCCAATAATGACTCGTTTAATTCCGACCTCAATTAACTTAGCCGTACACGGCGGCGTTTTCCCGTAATGACTGCAGGGCTCTAAAGTCACCACCATCGTGGCGCCCTCAGCCAGTTGCGGATCCGCTAACTGCCGTAGTGCGTTAATCTCAGCATGGGGTCCTCCAAAGCGCTGATGATAGCCGGTGGCCAGCACCTGACCATTTCGGACAATCACAGCTCCGACCACCGGATTAGTATACGTGTGCCCGCTTCCTTGCCGGGCCGCCGCTTGCGCTTGTTGTAACAATGCGATTTCGTCCAATTTGTTTTACCCCCTCATTTTCATGGCAAACAAAAAGCCCCACAGTCAAAAACTGCGGGGCTCCCGTTTTTTAAGTTAATGCAAAGAAGCTTTTCGACCGAGTCCGTGCCCATGAGCACCTCCTGGTCCAAAAACTGTTTGGTTTCTTCTCCCATCCAGACTATACTGTCGGTTCTAGACTCTCACTAGATCCACCGCACGAATGCGGGTCACGGACTTCGACTGTTGCCGTTACCGTCGGTCGGGAATTACACCCTGCCCCGAAGAAACTGATTTAATTGTCGCTTTTAATATACCTGACTTTGAGCTAATTGTCCATCCGGTTTAAATTTCAGCCAGTAGTTCGCGTCCACCTGACTCCCATCGTAAAGGGAAATCTGGTTCGGCACCACGTGATCTAACTGAAAACCAGCTCGTTGAGCCACGTGATTGCTGCGTTGATTTAACACCGCCACCACAATTGTAATCGCATCGAGTTGCAAATCCGAAAAACCATATTGACACAGTGCGAGCACGGCCTGGTGCATGATGCCATGACCCACGGCTTGATTAGAGAGCCAGTAGCCAATTTCGGCGTTTTGTTGCCCGGAATCCAGTTGGTCGTACCGATTAAAACCGACCATGCCGACCGGTTCGTCGTGCCACAAAACAATTAGTTGTAGCGAGCGGTGCTGCTGCGCCTGCGTGACCAACTCCTGTAAAAAACTAATTTCACTAGCAGTTGTGGTTGTCGCCGCCCATGGCAACCATTGCTGTAATGTCTCCCGATCTTTAGCAATGATGGCTGCTAACCGCGGTCCATCCGTTTCCGGTTCCGGCGTGCGCAACGTCAGTTCGTCATTCACAATTAGTTCCATCTGAATCCCCCCTTAGGTTGGAATCAGTATAAACTCATTGTGATAACTGGTCAACTTGGTGCCGTTCGGAGTACTGCAAGATGTAGATGGCTACGATGATTAACACGGCCCCAATCATTTCCACGATGTTTAAAGTAGCGTGGAACCAGAAAATACTAATCACGAAGGTAATTACCGGCTGAATCGCATCCACCAAACTAATGGCAGCAGATGACGTGTAGCGAGTAGCGTAAATAATGGCGGGGAACGTAATCAACGTTCCAAAGAAGATGATTCCGAGGATTCCGAGCACGCCACCCATGCTGAGGTGCGGAACCCCCACCCAGATTGGTTGGTGGAGGTTAAAGGCCAAACTGGCAATCAAAGTTCCCCAACCCAAGATCACAAAGGGCGGGTTATCCTTCCCAATTTCCTTCGGTAGCACCACGTAACCCGCGGCCGTAATCCCGGAAATAATTCCCATGACCAAGGAAATCATCGGAATTGATAATTCGTTCAAGTTCCCCTTTGTCACGGCCAAAAAGACTCCTAATAAGGCCAAAATAAAGACGATCAAGTCTACTTTGCTCGGGCGTTGTCGTTGAAAAATCAAGGCCCCCAGGAGGATAAACAGTGGCGCTAAGTACTGCAAGATGGTAGCCATGCTGGCACCGTTACTGCCCCCTTGTTGAATGGCCACGTAAAAACTCCCCATGTTCCCGGCTAGTCCAAACAACCCGTAGGCGACTAACCAGCCAATCGAACGCCAACTCTTAAAGACGCCAAAGATTTTACCGCGATAAATAATCGCACTTAACCCCAGCAAAATCAGACTAGCAATCGTCGTCCGGGCCGATAAGAACCAACCAGCCGGAATCGTTTCGTTCTGTGAGACAAACTGCTGCAACGTTCCTGAAAAACCCCAGGATACGGATGCAAAAATGGCAAATAGTAACCCTTTCGTAGCTCGATTCATTGATTTCATGATTTTTCCTCCTAATTTTCTCACCTTAGCTTACATAGAAAAATTACAAAGGTAAACAATCCATGTCACTTTTTGCTACATCAACTAAAAAAGAGCCCCATTCCTAAAGCAATGGTGACTCTCAGTTTAATTTAGTTCGTAAGCGCCTTTTTCCCGTAATTAAGCAGGAGGCTCAAGATTAACCCAATGATTAAGAACGGCACAAAGTCCAAGCCCACTTGATACAGTGGAATCGTGTGTAAGGCCCATTGATCGATCGTAGTCAACGGAGTCCAGCTCAAGAGCGGTTTGGGCAACGTGTGGATGAAATCAAGCAGAGCTGGGATCAAAACAATTCCGGTAGTTACCCGGTAGATTAACGTTTTCGTCCCTAACAGTGGTTTTAACAAGCCCAACAGGATTAAGGTAATCGCTAAGGGGTACAAGAAACTCAGTAACGGGGCTGAGTATTCGATAATCTTTTCCAATCCGAAGTTAGCAATCAAAAAGGCAATGGTGGTTGCCGCTAGTAAAATCTTGTGATAACCAATCTTAGGAAGTTGGCGACTCAAATCCTGAGCCAACGAAGTTAACAGTCCAATCGCCGTGGTTAAACAAGCCAAGAAGGTCAAGGCTGCTAATACCCCAGCTCCCATGATTCCGGTGTAGTGCCGCATGATGATTGTAAAGGCGGTTCCCCCGTCAGCACTAGCCTTAGTAAAGGATAAACTAGCAGCTCCCAAGGCAATCAAGAAGGTGTAGATTAAGGCTTCAAAGCCCATCGTGAGGCCTCCCACCTTGGCAACTGACCAAGAGCGATCCCGACTGGATTGTCCAAATGCTTTCAGCGCCGTAATGATGGTAACCCCAAAGCCTAAGCCGGCTAAGGCATCCATCGTGTTGTAACCCTGTAAGAAACCGTTAATCAACGAACCGGTTCCCTGACCGGGTTGCGGCATCAATGGAAGTCCCCGAATGTCACCGTACAATAAAAATGCAACGACGAACAGAAAAACCATCAGTAAAATAAAAATCGGGTTCAAAACTTTTCCCACGTTTTTGGTAACGCTCCCTTCGTGGTAAGCCAACCCAAAGGTGAGGGCAAAGAAGAACAGCGAGAAAATCAGGAGCGCTGGGGTTGCCCAAGCCTTCGGAATAAACGGTTGTACTCCCATCGAGAAGGTAACCGTCGCCGTCCGGGGCGCTGCAATTAACAGACCCAGCGAGGCGTGGGTTAAAACCAAGAAGCCAATTGCAAAGAACTTGCCGGCTGGCAACGCCAAGTCGTACATACTGTTACTTTGCGTAATACTGAGGGCTAAAATGGCAAACAACGGCAGTAAAATCGCCGACAGTAAAAAACCAATCGCCGCTGGCAACCAGTTGTGACCCGCAATTTGGCCGAGATGAATGGGAAAGATTAGGTTTCCAGCTCCAAAGAAGAGTCCAAATAGCAGTGAGGCTAAGATCAAATATTGTTTAAAACTCAGCTTGGACTGAGATTCCGTAGTAATCGTGGTCATGATGCATCCTCCTAGTGTAATTCATAATTGTCACTCCCTAAGGACGTGTGACCGTGGTACCACCTTATTTTCCCCCAGCTTCACAGCTGGGGGCTCTGCGAGTATGTTAGTTCAAAAAGAAAACGCCCTGTACTGCTCTAGAAACAGTCCAGGACGTTCTCACGTGTTACCACCCATCTTCCCAATCACATTGATTGGCTCCAGGTATGTAGTTAAAACTAACATACTCAGTGCGATAATGGGCACTCCCAACAACTACTCGGCTTTTCGCAGTTGCAACTTGGAGGTTACTTTCATTTACAAGCGGCTGATTCCCTTTGCACCACCCGGGAACTCTCTTACAGCCACTGGAAAACTACTCTCCTCCGCTTTGTTTTTCGAATTAATTAGTTGTCATTAATTTACAGGAACTCGCTTAGTTTGTCAAACTCTTTTTTAACTTTTGTTGTTGCCAACAAGCAACCAAGCTGCTTCCCACTAATCCTACTAACAGGAATGGAATGAAATATAATCCGAGCTTAAACCACGGAATCACCGCACTGCACCAATTGTCGATAGCCGTGACGGGCGCTAATTGGTGCAACACCGGTGGCAACGTATGCAAGCAGTCTAAACTGGCTGGAATCAGCACTAGTCCCACCGTTCCACGATAAACCACCGGATTTTGTTGTACCCATTTGTTCAAAAGTGCTAAGGCGATTACGGTAATGGCAATCGGATACAGTAGGCTTAGGATGGGTGCTGAAAAGGCAATGATTTGGTCTAAACCAAAGTTGGCAATCGCAAAGGCAATCACGTTCGCCCCGATTAAAAACTTGTGATACCCAATCCGCGGG
This genomic stretch from Fructilactobacillus carniphilus harbors:
- a CDS encoding LytTR family DNA-binding domain-containing protein; this encodes MMKVEFDLQPQFVQPFATLHAEQKDEELQKLATEVEQWGRPRVITGYQNQQSFALPVAEIIRIYTENKAVYAETATGKYRLQQRIYQLRKTLPRHQFIQISSAEIVNLAVLDRLALSRTGQYEVRLKTGQISYASRRFVQKMKKELD
- the ribD gene encoding bifunctional diaminohydroxyphosphoribosylaminopyrimidine deaminase/5-amino-6-(5-phosphoribosylamino)uracil reductase RibD: MDEIALLQQAQAAARQGSGHTYTNPVVGAVIVRNGQVLATGYHQRFGGPHAEINALRQLADPQLAEGATMVVTLEPCSHYGKTPPCTAKLIEVGIKRVIIGQLDPNPVVAGRGKRMLEAAGIDVTVVNDPGDLNQAYNFFYQHQRPLVTLKMALTLDGKMNQMGQQRTLITGKAAYQDSQRLRAEQQAILVGERTLLVDDPQLTVRNQSLDYPPVRVAVVNDADQLPTQLHLWDDQAPTWILSRQPSQREWPANVRVVPDLEWQPKTIVNFLAQQGVQSLLVEGGSTLQSRFLTAALVDRLVVYRAPIVLGHGLAAFNDYQGRPVEFVPVQEQQLGRDWRLDLRRE
- a CDS encoding type II toxin-antitoxin system RelE/ParE family toxin encodes the protein MKIRFKDKETRKLFQGKPNKLPTEIQRMAAIKLVMLAGINNYNDLRVPPSNHLEKLHGDREGQFSIRINNKYRICFTVEKNKLDNVEITDYH
- a CDS encoding MFS transporter encodes the protein MLCGFSHTLIEFYIYRAIAGIGASLFVPNVWAFIGSNFDGKQLDMVMGIVMSALSLSIAVGVPLGTTLAQLSNWHMAFWGSALLTLLAFLLILFAPEQNPINGKPFSYLTSFKNVFLAKNAVPALMITLSWMIGFYGVYTFLGSYIQSDFNLNIAMTGYVFVAYGLSNFIASFFGGRVMSILGKKKSINLNAIFSIILILGFIVFKNNIWLILILLVLLAFAQGFGVTSLNAYIVNVVPSNRSTLMSLNSSFLYLGLTFGSGIGGIIYESFGFTGVCLMASLGLFVAMIITNLLKNKN
- the ribH gene encoding 6,7-dimethyl-8-ribityllumazine synthase is translated as MKMVTGSLNGNERKVGIVVAKFNQLVTQKLLDGTIATLKQCGVEDVDIQVYWVPGSFEIPRVAKLVSESGNVAGVIALGAVVRGATSHYDYVCSQATAGIAEVSLASPVPVMFGVLTTDDMAQALDRAGGKAGNKGSECAQGLLEMLSVEDQI
- a CDS encoding DUF3021 domain-containing protein, coding for MMRRIWNYTVSGAIGGLFIGFWLAMLFSKLNSLNRLFPSSPAFISHFDSELTATAVAGGMWMAMGVVFSLSSLIFWVERWSITKKTVLHFIVTYVLFSTLAVVSQWFPFNFAYFANFTIIFIIIYVVMWMIEMRKARQTIAEINQKLAKK
- the ribA gene encoding GTP cyclohydrolase II, producing the protein MTRAERVKAAVRQLQQGGLVVVADDQDREGEGDLIGLAEKMTPATVNRMVTQARGLLCVPMAPEQVQRLGLQPMAHEQDAFGTAFLQGTDAKATSTGISAVDRATTIQRLANPHATHDDFYHPGHLFPLQARQGGVLARNGHTEAAVDLAKLAGAMPVAVIIEILRPDGTMMRQAELQEFAQRQGYPFITIADLQAYRKEQVQQQLQRLEPVQLPTQFGTFQLTAYQTTTNEEPALLISKGRVTADEPLLLRVHSECFTGDVLGSLRCDCGEQLATAFQTISANSHGAVLYLRQEGRGIGLANKLAAYRLQEQGLDTVEANQELGFAPDERDYELVAAILRDQGVTTIDLMTNNPDKIEQLESAGIIVRKRVPLEIPPHATNRAYLETKKHKMQHMLKEID
- a CDS encoding winged helix-turn-helix transcriptional regulator codes for the protein MNNATKSELKHHEICPLDSTLAILSGKWKSIILCRLMNKDLHFNELSRSINKCSRRMLALQLKQLINDDIVKKNVMIKDQTNVTTYYSLTHLGKSLVPLIKEMDKWGENYIKKEQNK
- a CDS encoding MFS transporter, which codes for MSKNKKFFTILGLFFGVFVTGADSFIISPMLPEIAHSFATSITLAAYGVTIYAICFAVGSPLFGPLGNRYKKKVVNYWHFNIFGWHFVMWIFSHLN
- a CDS encoding TetR/AcrR family transcriptional regulator, giving the protein MNLRQKLLQAGLEIVDQSGSKNISLRQLADQCGVTHNSPYRHFKNKNEYLWALKQEISLLFGNEISKQVADKQSADQALVQLGVNVVRFATNHPNYFAELFYPDQDVPINLETGMVECNYNAPGLDKFTQLVKQLKAENQLQSPFNLIMIHFWSFIVGLAILVQHQEQNQFVERKISMQIETMIKIYIDGDGKASPKIK
- a CDS encoding NAD(P)H-dependent oxidoreductase; translation: MKTLVIYAHPYSQSFNHAIFNTVTTELQSNHMEFQTLDLYLEQFNPAFSQSELALYHEGKALDPLVKKYQQAFKEAQQVIFIFPIWWNDVPAIVKGLVDKVMLPHFSYEEKATGLTGQLTNIKQTYVITTSKGPTFYLKYMMGNHLQRVFVNQTLKQVGMRNRHWVNFGSIKKSTPQSRERFLQKIERLPILKSNPY
- a CDS encoding riboflavin synthase, encoding MFTGIIQGTGKIRRWDSAANSGRMTIASPLPHQWQSRIGDSIAVNGICLTIVGYDEREFSVDVMPETTNRTNLKQLKSGASVNLEPALLATQRLDGHFVLGHVDVTVPVVQLDQDENAIRMRIELPSQYRAEIVEKGSVTINGVSLTVTNVGPQDFEVSLIPHTLQQTNLGDVAVEDLVNLETDVLAKYVKGMMSDDKSRTR